The Borreliella mayonii genome has a segment encoding these proteins:
- a CDS encoding endonuclease MutS2 has translation MQDKQDKYLKNIDFYEILSLVSKYTSNPDTVNLLINQKILKTRESLEKMLSFVSLIRMLFESCKGYPNSFINSLKYPISLLSKENSRVSIDNLRDILVFLDEVLRINLFLHKNSDIKYLNIQILSDLLFLNPELKNLLNELKEYIDVDALELKSGVVKEYDSIEFEIKNLNRRVENQIKRIINLNAEYLTSNFVYYKSNKYTIALKSNFKGKIKGNIISISSSGETFYIEPNDIVNDNNRLNYLSLEKERIILKILQNLSAKVHDNIVLLDNLYNNFLYYDSLKARAIYGIKTKGVFPEISNVLNIFDAHHPLLKDSKAITFTPVENCVVIITGPNAGGKTVTLKTIGLLSAMFQFGIPIAVSESSTFKIFDNIFIDIGDEQSISNSLSTFSSHMSNISYILKHATKNSLVIFDEFCSGTDIDQGQALAISILEYLININSYVLISTHYNALKYFAYTHEGVVNASMQMDLETMQPNYNLIFSIPGESYAFNVASRALIDSSIIIRANEIYASQKTEVNEILERLIEKEKDLLLIKESIDKKLIQIELQEKEVENLYQDLLLKEKNIEIELLNEQNEFLKNSRKVLENLVREIKEGNINIAKNKAFISDLEKNVDLKLNKVDSLNNKRSMAVDFKIGDRVRIINSNAKGKIVGISKKKITVNVGTFNISVSSSEISLENFKEQKKKGGKNFDFSIDYNKENLLSFTIDIRGMRSFDALDFLNKKIDNIILNGINKFEIIHGKGEGHLMREVHNFLKELKFVKKYYFAHPSDGGSGKTIVEI, from the coding sequence ATGCAAGATAAACAAGATAAATATTTAAAAAATATTGACTTTTATGAAATTTTATCTTTAGTGTCTAAATACACTTCTAATCCAGACACTGTTAATTTACTAATTAATCAAAAAATATTAAAAACAAGAGAAAGTTTAGAGAAAATGCTCTCCTTTGTTAGTCTCATTAGAATGCTTTTTGAGAGTTGTAAAGGGTATCCAAACTCTTTTATAAATAGTTTAAAATACCCTATTTCATTATTGTCAAAAGAAAATTCAAGAGTTTCTATTGACAATTTGAGAGATATTTTAGTGTTTTTAGATGAGGTTTTAAGAATAAATTTATTTTTGCATAAAAATAGTGATATCAAATATCTTAATATTCAGATTTTATCTGATTTATTATTTTTAAACCCAGAGCTAAAAAATTTGCTTAATGAATTGAAAGAATATATAGATGTTGATGCTCTTGAATTAAAAAGTGGTGTTGTAAAAGAATATGATTCGATTGAATTTGAAATTAAAAATTTAAATAGACGAGTTGAAAATCAAATAAAAAGAATAATTAATTTGAACGCAGAATATTTGACTTCTAATTTTGTTTATTATAAATCGAATAAATATACTATCGCTCTTAAGTCTAATTTTAAAGGCAAAATTAAGGGTAATATTATTTCTATTTCGTCATCAGGTGAAACATTCTATATTGAACCAAATGATATTGTAAATGATAACAATAGGTTAAATTATTTGAGTTTAGAAAAAGAAAGAATAATTTTAAAAATTTTACAAAATCTTTCTGCTAAAGTTCATGACAACATTGTTCTTTTAGACAATCTTTATAATAATTTTTTGTATTATGACTCTTTAAAAGCACGGGCGATTTATGGAATTAAAACTAAAGGGGTATTTCCTGAGATTTCAAATGTATTGAATATTTTTGATGCGCATCATCCTTTGTTAAAGGATTCAAAGGCAATAACTTTTACTCCTGTTGAGAATTGTGTTGTAATTATTACTGGTCCTAATGCTGGTGGAAAAACAGTAACTTTAAAGACAATTGGACTACTTAGCGCAATGTTTCAATTTGGGATTCCTATTGCTGTTAGTGAGTCTAGTACTTTTAAAATTTTTGACAACATTTTTATTGACATCGGCGATGAGCAGTCAATTTCTAATTCTCTTTCAACTTTTTCAAGTCATATGAGCAATATTTCTTATATTTTAAAACATGCTACAAAAAATAGTCTTGTAATATTTGATGAATTTTGTTCAGGCACGGATATTGACCAAGGTCAGGCGCTTGCTATTTCAATTCTTGAATATTTAATCAATATTAATTCTTATGTTTTAATATCAACTCATTATAATGCTCTTAAATATTTTGCATATACCCATGAAGGCGTTGTTAATGCCTCTATGCAGATGGATTTAGAGACGATGCAACCCAATTATAATTTAATTTTTTCCATTCCTGGCGAAAGTTATGCGTTTAATGTTGCTAGTAGGGCTTTAATTGACAGCAGCATAATAATTCGTGCTAATGAAATTTATGCCTCTCAAAAAACAGAAGTTAATGAAATTTTAGAAAGATTAATAGAGAAAGAAAAAGATTTGCTTTTAATTAAAGAGAGTATTGATAAGAAATTAATACAAATAGAATTGCAAGAAAAAGAAGTAGAAAACCTTTATCAAGATCTTTTATTAAAGGAAAAAAATATTGAGATAGAGCTTTTAAATGAGCAGAATGAATTTTTAAAAAATTCAAGAAAAGTTTTAGAAAATTTAGTTAGAGAGATAAAAGAGGGCAATATTAATATTGCAAAGAATAAAGCTTTTATATCGGATTTGGAAAAAAATGTAGACCTCAAGTTAAATAAAGTAGATTCTCTTAACAATAAGAGAAGTATGGCTGTGGATTTTAAAATAGGAGATAGGGTTAGGATAATCAATTCTAATGCAAAAGGAAAAATAGTTGGGATCTCAAAAAAGAAAATCACTGTTAATGTAGGGACTTTTAATATCAGCGTTTCTAGCTCAGAGATATCTTTGGAAAACTTTAAAGAGCAGAAAAAAAAAGGCGGTAAAAATTTTGACTTTTCAATTGATTATAATAAGGAAAATTTGTTAAGTTTTACCATTGATATTAGGGGTATGAGGTCTTTTGATGCTCTAGACTTTTTGAATAAGAAAATAGATAATATTATATTAAATGGCATTAATAAATTTGAGATCATTCATGGAAAAGGGGAGGGTCATCTTATGAGAGAAGTTCACAATTTTCTAAAAGAGCTGAAGTTTGTTAAAAAATATTATTTTGCTCACCCTAGTGATGGAGGGTCTGGAAAAACTATAGTTGAGATTTAA
- the rsgA gene encoding ribosome small subunit-dependent GTPase A, whose translation MNYLEFEVIWGVNNIYSILELNSKLIYEGIFKGKVLETGCKEYSPLVPGDIVLGYIYGSRKVYIDKRLNRKNILWRYNKKADLRQTIVSNIDNVLIVSSANFPEMKNFFIDRVLVVAEEQNIVPVIVINKIDKGISQSAQEFSKIYENLGYKVLKTSVKTSEGIKEVKEVLKNSRTSFIGQSGVGKSSLINLIDSRASQSVNEISHKYSRGKHTTVYSISFHSEIGIIVDTPGIKEFGIETLPFENLKYYFKEFENFANFCKYKSCLHANEPCCSVTSSLGNGIAKLRYESYLKILSELKNYKNYKNYAR comes from the coding sequence TTGAATTATCTTGAATTTGAAGTTATTTGGGGAGTTAATAATATATATTCTATTTTAGAGCTTAACAGCAAATTAATTTATGAAGGAATTTTTAAGGGCAAGGTATTAGAAACGGGCTGTAAGGAGTACAGCCCGCTAGTTCCAGGAGATATAGTCTTAGGGTATATTTATGGTTCTCGTAAGGTGTATATTGATAAGCGATTAAATAGGAAAAATATTCTTTGGCGTTATAACAAGAAAGCAGATCTTAGACAGACAATTGTTTCTAATATTGATAATGTTTTGATTGTAAGTTCTGCTAACTTTCCTGAGATGAAAAATTTTTTTATTGACAGAGTTCTTGTTGTTGCAGAAGAGCAAAATATTGTTCCTGTTATTGTGATTAATAAAATTGACAAAGGAATAAGCCAAAGTGCGCAAGAATTTTCTAAAATTTATGAAAATCTAGGATATAAGGTTTTAAAAACTTCTGTTAAAACTTCTGAGGGGATTAAAGAAGTAAAAGAGGTTTTGAAAAATTCAAGAACTTCTTTTATTGGGCAGTCTGGTGTTGGTAAATCTTCTTTGATAAATTTAATTGATTCAAGGGCCTCTCAATCGGTAAATGAAATTTCACATAAGTATTCTAGAGGAAAACATACTACTGTTTATTCAATATCATTTCATTCTGAGATTGGAATAATAGTTGATACTCCAGGAATAAAGGAGTTTGGAATTGAAACATTGCCTTTTGAAAATCTTAAATATTATTTTAAAGAGTTTGAAAATTTTGCTAATTTTTGTAAATATAAATCCTGTTTGCATGCTAACGAACCTTGTTGTTCTGTTACGAGTTCTTTAGGCAATGGTATTGCTAAGCTTAGATACGAAAGCTATTTAAAGATTTTGTCAGAGCTTAAAAATTATAAAAATTATAAAAATTATGCAAGATAA
- the murI gene encoding glutamate racemase → MKNFKEVIIVFDSGIGGLSYLKYIKNKIGGYQYVYVADNKNFPYGEKRPEYLLEAVLFLIEKLKKIYNIGALILACNTISVSVYNKLNFVFPVVYTLPEISSVSDLALKRVLLIATNTTLESKFVKNQVNIHNDLIVKSAGELVNFVEYGEKYKKDALKCLEALKFEVVNTDREIVFLGCTHYLHLKTMIEDFLKIPVYENRELVVQNLIRSMNFTEHKGNYYKNDVDFVDEFYLTRNKNLTFYQKFCKKYNLRFKGMIV, encoded by the coding sequence ATGAAAAATTTCAAAGAAGTAATAATTGTTTTTGATTCAGGAATAGGGGGACTTTCTTATTTAAAATATATTAAAAATAAAATAGGGGGATACCAATATGTTTATGTTGCCGATAATAAAAATTTTCCCTATGGAGAAAAAAGACCTGAATATCTTTTAGAAGCAGTTTTGTTTTTAATTGAGAAACTTAAAAAAATCTATAATATTGGCGCATTAATTTTGGCTTGCAATACAATTTCTGTTAGTGTATATAATAAATTAAATTTTGTTTTTCCTGTGGTCTATACTTTGCCAGAGATAAGTTCAGTTTCAGATCTTGCTTTAAAAAGAGTTCTTTTGATTGCAACAAATACTACTCTTGAAAGCAAATTTGTTAAGAATCAAGTAAATATACATAATGATTTGATTGTAAAATCTGCTGGAGAGCTTGTTAATTTTGTTGAATATGGAGAGAAGTACAAAAAAGATGCTCTTAAATGTTTGGAAGCTTTAAAATTTGAAGTTGTAAATACTGATAGAGAAATTGTTTTTCTTGGATGCACACATTATTTGCATCTTAAGACAATGATAGAAGATTTTTTAAAAATTCCTGTTTATGAGAATCGTGAATTAGTGGTACAAAATCTTATCAGATCGATGAATTTTACTGAACATAAAGGTAATTATTATAAAAATGATGTTGATTTTGTAGATGAGTTTTATTTAACTAGAAATAAAAATTTGACTTTTTATCAAAAATTTTGCAAAAAATATAATCTCCGATTTAAAGGAATGATAGTTTGA
- the asnS gene encoding asparagine--tRNA ligase, with translation MFISIKDILKKPILNSNVTINGWIRTKRSNGKIGFIEINDGSTLKGIQAVINEEENQFSEKDLKKLTTGASISLTGLLVESPAKGQNYEIKTHSFNVIGETDPETYPLQKKKHSFEFLREIPHLRIRTNTFGAIARVRNKISYKIHEYFQKNGFFYINTPIITSNDGEGAGEMFRVSTLKFNKPNNALGNLDFKDDFFGKEAFLSVTGQLHGEAYAMALSKIYTFGPTFRAENSNTTRHASEFWMIEPEMAFYRLKDNIALAEDLLKYLLSSILNECSQDMDFLENYIEKGLIKKLENVINSNFEVITYTKAIEILENSKKNFEIKPYWGIDLQTDHERYLTEETFKKPVVVIDYPKNFKAFYMKANKDNKTVKGMDILVPRIGEIIGGSEREDDLQKLENRIKELNLNIEHLNWYLDLRRFGSTPHSGFGLGLERLVQYSTGISNIRDSIPFPRTPKNLYF, from the coding sequence ATGTTTATAAGCATTAAAGATATTTTAAAAAAGCCAATTTTAAACAGCAATGTTACAATAAACGGCTGGATTAGAACCAAGAGAAGTAATGGTAAGATTGGATTTATAGAAATTAATGATGGCTCAACACTTAAAGGAATTCAAGCTGTAATAAACGAAGAAGAAAATCAATTTAGTGAAAAAGATCTAAAAAAACTAACAACAGGCGCAAGTATATCGCTAACGGGACTATTAGTGGAAAGTCCCGCAAAAGGGCAAAATTATGAAATAAAAACACACAGCTTTAATGTAATCGGAGAAACAGACCCAGAAACTTACCCATTGCAAAAGAAAAAACATTCTTTTGAATTTTTAAGAGAAATACCTCATTTAAGAATAAGAACCAACACATTTGGAGCTATTGCTAGAGTAAGAAATAAAATTTCATACAAAATTCATGAATATTTCCAAAAAAATGGTTTTTTTTATATTAATACACCAATAATTACATCAAATGATGGGGAAGGTGCCGGAGAAATGTTTAGAGTCTCCACACTAAAATTTAATAAACCAAACAATGCACTTGGCAATCTTGATTTTAAAGACGATTTTTTTGGAAAAGAAGCTTTTCTCTCTGTCACCGGCCAATTGCACGGGGAAGCATATGCGATGGCTTTATCTAAAATATATACATTCGGCCCAACATTTCGAGCAGAAAATTCTAACACCACACGCCACGCTTCAGAATTTTGGATGATAGAACCAGAAATGGCTTTTTATAGGCTTAAAGACAATATTGCCCTAGCAGAAGATCTCTTGAAATATCTTTTAAGTTCAATTTTAAACGAATGTTCACAAGATATGGATTTTTTAGAAAATTATATTGAAAAAGGTTTAATTAAAAAATTGGAAAATGTAATAAATTCAAATTTTGAGGTTATTACCTATACTAAAGCAATTGAAATTCTTGAAAACTCAAAAAAAAATTTTGAAATAAAACCTTACTGGGGAATAGATTTGCAAACAGATCACGAAAGATACTTAACAGAAGAGACTTTTAAAAAACCAGTAGTGGTCATTGATTATCCAAAAAATTTCAAAGCATTTTACATGAAAGCAAATAAAGACAACAAAACCGTTAAAGGAATGGACATACTTGTTCCAAGAATTGGAGAGATTATAGGAGGAAGCGAAAGAGAAGATGACCTACAAAAACTAGAAAATAGAATAAAAGAATTAAACCTAAACATTGAACATCTAAACTGGTATCTTGATCTAAGGAGATTTGGATCCACTCCTCATTCTGGTTTTGGGCTTGGACTTGAAAGATTGGTGCAATACTCAACAGGAATATCTAATATAAGAGATTCAATACCATTTCCAAGAACTCCTAAAAATCTTTATTTTTAA
- a CDS encoding phosphoribosyltransferase, with protein sequence MKKYVSYEEIRVNGFKLAYKIYKDGFIPDIMYVSLRGGAYLGNIISEFFKFIKVDKPLLYAAVVARSYDIFNEQKKIMIDGWTYDPKYLRAGDKVLFVDDIFDTGRTIVYLRGEVLKKGIESKNVKIAVYDYKDHGFVDYIPDYYVNKYSNQEELNTWIHYGNHELTGLNESEYKNSFKYIDDELNEVLKFLIKNKS encoded by the coding sequence ATGAAGAAATATGTTTCTTATGAAGAGATAAGAGTTAATGGATTTAAGCTTGCTTATAAAATTTATAAAGATGGATTTATTCCAGATATTATGTATGTCTCTTTGAGAGGGGGAGCCTATCTTGGCAATATTATTAGCGAATTTTTTAAATTTATAAAAGTAGATAAACCTCTTTTATATGCTGCTGTTGTTGCTAGATCTTATGATATTTTTAATGAGCAAAAAAAGATAATGATAGATGGTTGGACTTATGATCCAAAATATCTAAGGGCAGGTGATAAAGTTTTATTTGTTGATGATATTTTTGATACGGGCCGTACTATTGTTTATTTGAGAGGTGAAGTTTTAAAAAAAGGAATAGAGAGTAAAAATGTTAAAATAGCAGTTTACGATTATAAGGATCATGGATTTGTAGATTATATTCCTGATTATTATGTTAATAAATATTCTAACCAAGAAGAATTAAATACTTGGATTCATTATGGAAATCATGAGTTGACAGGATTAAATGAAAGTGAATATAAAAATAGTTTCAAATACATAGATGATGAGCTTAATGAGGTTTTAAAATTTTTGATAAAAAATAAATCTTAA
- the htrA gene encoding DegQ family serine endoprotease HtrA, with product MEKKFFSGFILSFLALGIGFFIGMHYLDSNRSNIVFAEEKDNTVQALQDSFREVSKKILPSSVEVHATGVIKQSFPIPFFFFDMPEFDSERKSNWAGSGVIIGRDSQKKSLFYVVTNSHVVDKATELEVVSYDKKKHKAKLIGKDEKKDIALISFESDDATIKVADLGDSDKLEIGDWVMAVGSPFQFSFTVTAGIVSGLQRSANPNLQSRNLFIQTDAAINRGNSGGPLVNIKGEVIGINAWIASNSGGNIGLGFAIPVNNIKSTVDFFLKGKKIESAWLGISFYPLKTRDSEVLKSLGVESNDVSAAIIASLYPGSPAVKSGLRAGDIIVKVNGVPMSVFQDVTSYISDFYAGEKVNVEILRGNVKKNIEIVLAVRPKDKELSSSKMLPGFVVYPLVEDIKAQLNLRNWIKGVVVDYIDKNLGSNIKMKSGDVILSVNSKSVSNLREFYDALEIGKNTYKILRGNDSFKISF from the coding sequence GTGGAAAAAAAGTTTTTTTCTGGATTTATTCTCAGTTTTTTGGCTTTGGGTATTGGGTTTTTTATTGGAATGCATTATTTAGATTCTAATAGAAGCAACATTGTTTTTGCAGAAGAAAAGGATAATACAGTACAAGCTTTACAAGATTCTTTTAGGGAAGTTTCCAAGAAAATTTTACCATCATCTGTGGAAGTTCATGCAACAGGGGTAATTAAGCAGAGCTTCCCTATTCCATTTTTCTTTTTTGATATGCCAGAATTTGATTCTGAGAGAAAAAGCAATTGGGCAGGGTCTGGAGTAATAATTGGTAGAGATTCTCAAAAAAAATCATTATTTTATGTGGTTACGAATAGTCATGTAGTAGATAAGGCGACTGAACTTGAAGTTGTGTCTTACGACAAGAAAAAGCATAAGGCTAAGTTAATTGGTAAAGATGAAAAAAAAGATATTGCTCTTATTAGCTTTGAAAGTGATGACGCAACTATTAAAGTAGCTGATCTTGGAGATAGTGATAAGCTTGAAATAGGCGATTGGGTTATGGCAGTAGGCAGTCCTTTTCAATTTAGTTTTACAGTTACAGCAGGTATTGTAAGTGGGTTGCAACGTTCTGCAAATCCTAATTTGCAATCAAGAAATTTATTTATTCAAACTGATGCTGCAATCAACAGGGGTAATTCAGGTGGTCCTCTTGTAAATATAAAAGGTGAAGTTATTGGAATTAATGCTTGGATAGCTTCAAATTCTGGTGGAAATATTGGGCTAGGCTTTGCAATTCCTGTTAACAATATTAAAAGTACTGTAGATTTTTTCCTTAAAGGTAAAAAAATAGAATCGGCTTGGCTTGGAATTTCTTTTTATCCGTTAAAGACAAGAGATTCTGAGGTGCTAAAAAGCTTGGGGGTTGAAAGTAATGATGTTTCAGCTGCAATTATTGCCTCTCTTTATCCAGGTTCACCTGCTGTTAAGTCAGGGCTTAGAGCAGGAGATATTATTGTGAAGGTTAATGGGGTTCCTATGAGCGTTTTTCAAGATGTTACATCATATATTAGTGATTTTTATGCTGGTGAGAAAGTAAATGTAGAAATCTTAAGAGGTAATGTCAAAAAAAATATTGAGATTGTTCTTGCCGTTAGACCTAAGGATAAAGAGCTTTCTTCTTCAAAGATGCTTCCAGGCTTTGTTGTGTATCCATTGGTTGAGGATATAAAAGCTCAGCTTAATTTAAGAAATTGGATTAAAGGCGTTGTTGTTGATTATATTGATAAAAATTTAGGATCAAACATTAAGATGAAGTCAGGAGATGTAATTCTTTCTGTAAATTCAAAAAGTGTTTCTAATTTAAGAGAATTTTATGATGCTCTTGAGATTGGAAAAAATACTTATAAAATTTTAAGAGGAAACGATTCTTTTAAAATTTCATTTTAG
- the map gene encoding type I methionyl aminopeptidase, with protein MTKLRLKSKNEIKKIKASASLLALTLLEVERNIIPGISTKELDLIAYDFIIKNGAKPAFKGYRGFKGTICASVNEEVIHGIPGKRKLADGDIISIDCGVILDGFYSDMAKTFKVGNVDSSIDKLLEVTNTSLYKGIAEMKVGNRILDISKAIESYIKPFGFGIVREYTGHGVGFQLHEEPSVPNYYAPFFKNIRIQEGMVLAIEPMVNLKGHEVSIKSDGWTVFASDLSYSAHFEHTVAVVDGLPLILSEV; from the coding sequence TTGACTAAACTGAGATTGAAATCTAAAAATGAGATTAAAAAAATAAAAGCTTCAGCGAGCTTGTTGGCGCTTACTTTGTTAGAAGTTGAGAGAAATATTATTCCTGGTATTAGTACTAAGGAACTTGATTTGATAGCTTATGATTTTATTATTAAAAATGGAGCTAAGCCTGCTTTTAAGGGATATCGTGGGTTTAAAGGCACTATTTGTGCATCTGTTAACGAAGAGGTTATTCACGGCATTCCCGGAAAAAGAAAATTAGCTGATGGGGATATTATTAGTATTGATTGTGGGGTTATTCTTGATGGGTTTTATAGCGATATGGCAAAAACTTTTAAAGTGGGAAATGTGGATTCTAGTATTGATAAGCTTTTAGAAGTTACAAATACCTCTCTTTACAAAGGTATTGCTGAAATGAAAGTGGGAAATAGAATTTTAGATATATCAAAGGCAATAGAAAGTTATATAAAACCGTTTGGGTTTGGAATAGTTAGAGAATATACAGGTCATGGTGTTGGATTTCAACTTCACGAAGAACCAAGTGTTCCAAATTATTATGCTCCTTTTTTTAAAAATATTAGAATTCAAGAGGGTATGGTTTTGGCTATTGAGCCTATGGTAAACTTAAAAGGGCACGAGGTTTCAATAAAAAGTGATGGTTGGACTGTTTTTGCATCTGATCTTAGTTATTCTGCTCATTTTGAGCATACTGTTGCTGTTGTTGATGGATTGCCTTTAATTTTAAGTGAAGTTTAA
- a CDS encoding tetratricopeptide repeat protein codes for MKKNKTLVFILLFLLSVFLGGFYFYFDPNILYLLKGEKDFSKLIIGIDFYIDKKKFADAKKAMLFSSYYANTEFKWLSLIKRAKLWALNTGDYYLMGDIVNLGVKVLPGNLKLRALEVYSKLKIGLLKDAYRIANQYLLNSEEYQGLYDEVFIKNLSADNEILNFNKFIDKIYKERDARIFEEIGLNLKNNAFLINAMLLYIEKKNIDAAKRILLKIKEDKNFLKELAYISYNLNDLDFTISNLKSIKNEEDPTLLFLLADAYFKKGDIKNAKNEYLKLYTRFPDYNVLVYLNLALIANSENDYKRAISYLNKANEMFKESKIISYYLANIYFRIKNYFKANEIIANYKEDPLFFKLYFALNYANSKYEAKKSYLWRLFYKTEYNSSIAQFLAWNLLLYSDLKDLDLFFRIYNFSENKQDWYNFYKFYYYFLKRDFISSKKIIFDNKSQKYMFGIYYNLGVLSFSEKDYKEAERYFNKGISLLPSSFYDKDASTDYEHELVSKIYLKQGINYLYLGKMEKGKESILASYSFYETDEGRLYKNMIDTLRERKLNFD; via the coding sequence TTGAAAAAAAATAAAACTTTAGTGTTCATTTTATTATTCTTATTATCGGTTTTTTTAGGGGGTTTTTATTTCTATTTTGATCCTAATATTTTATACCTTTTAAAGGGTGAGAAAGATTTTAGCAAGCTTATTATAGGAATTGATTTTTATATTGATAAAAAAAAATTTGCTGATGCTAAAAAAGCAATGCTATTTTCATCGTATTATGCTAATACTGAATTTAAATGGCTATCTCTTATTAAAAGAGCTAAACTTTGGGCTTTAAATACAGGCGACTATTATCTTATGGGGGATATAGTAAATCTTGGTGTTAAGGTTTTGCCGGGGAATTTGAAACTAAGAGCTTTAGAAGTTTATTCTAAGCTTAAAATTGGGCTTTTAAAAGATGCTTATAGAATTGCAAATCAATATCTTTTAAATAGTGAAGAGTATCAAGGTCTTTATGATGAAGTTTTTATTAAAAATTTAAGCGCAGATAATGAGATTTTAAATTTTAACAAATTTATTGATAAAATCTATAAAGAAAGGGATGCTCGCATTTTTGAAGAGATAGGTTTAAATCTTAAAAATAATGCATTTTTAATAAATGCAATGCTTTTATATATAGAGAAAAAAAACATAGATGCTGCTAAGCGCATACTTTTAAAAATCAAAGAAGATAAAAATTTTTTAAAAGAGCTTGCGTATATTTCATATAATCTTAATGATTTGGATTTTACAATTTCCAATCTTAAGTCCATTAAAAATGAAGAAGACCCCACCTTGCTTTTTTTGCTTGCCGATGCTTATTTTAAAAAAGGAGATATTAAGAATGCTAAGAATGAATATTTAAAGCTTTATACAAGATTTCCTGATTATAATGTTCTTGTTTATTTAAATCTTGCACTCATAGCTAATAGTGAGAATGATTATAAAAGAGCAATTTCTTATTTAAATAAGGCTAATGAGATGTTTAAAGAGAGTAAGATAATAAGTTATTATTTAGCAAACATATACTTTAGAATTAAAAATTATTTTAAAGCCAATGAAATTATAGCTAATTACAAAGAAGACCCGTTATTTTTTAAACTTTATTTTGCATTAAATTATGCAAATTCTAAGTATGAGGCAAAAAAATCTTATTTGTGGCGACTATTTTACAAGACAGAGTACAATTCTAGTATTGCTCAATTTTTAGCTTGGAATTTACTGCTTTATTCAGATTTAAAGGACTTGGATTTATTTTTTAGAATTTATAATTTTTCTGAAAATAAACAAGATTGGTATAATTTTTATAAATTTTATTATTATTTCCTTAAAAGAGATTTTATTAGTTCAAAAAAGATAATTTTTGACAATAAATCTCAAAAATATATGTTTGGAATTTATTATAATCTTGGAGTTTTGAGCTTTTCTGAAAAAGATTATAAAGAAGCGGAAAGATATTTTAATAAAGGAATATCTTTATTGCCTAGTAGTTTTTATGATAAAGATGCTAGCACTGACTATGAACATGAGCTTGTATCAAAAATTTACTTAAAACAAGGAATTAATTATCTTTATTTGGGAAAAATGGAAAAAGGCAAAGAGTCTATTTTAGCTTCTTATTCTTTTTACGAAACTGATGAAGGAAGGCTTTATAAAAATATGATAGATACACTTAGAGAAAGGAAGTTGAATTTTGACTAA
- the nusB gene encoding transcription antitermination factor NusB, whose protein sequence is MHEVRVLAFQKIYSIDINQSAMDDIFDIFNIEDKGLDIENESIKSFYSSLVNGTFDNLDYIDSLIRDISLNWSLDRMDKVDLAILRMGVYSLKFQNFESSKRAVIDEAILIAKKYGSKNSYKFINGILDALLKNMESCIEKK, encoded by the coding sequence ATGCATGAAGTTAGAGTTTTGGCTTTTCAAAAGATTTATAGCATTGATATTAATCAAAGCGCAATGGACGATATTTTTGATATTTTTAATATTGAGGATAAAGGATTAGACATAGAAAATGAATCTATTAAGTCGTTTTATTCTTCTTTAGTAAATGGCACTTTTGATAATTTAGATTATATTGATAGTTTGATTAGGGATATTTCTTTGAATTGGTCCTTAGATCGTATGGACAAGGTTGATCTTGCAATACTTAGAATGGGTGTCTATTCTTTGAAGTTCCAAAATTTTGAAAGTTCAAAACGTGCTGTAATTGATGAGGCAATTTTGATTGCCAAGAAATATGGCAGTAAAAACTCTTACAAGTTTATAAATGGTATACTTGATGCTTTATTGAAAAATATGGAGAGTTGTATTGAAAAAAAATAA